From Desulfobulbaceae bacterium, the proteins below share one genomic window:
- a CDS encoding ABC transporter permease — protein MKTRSIISQTVRNLSQTFGSQIMTMATVSLSVLIFSFFFLVFINLQKTGIQLGEFIKIIVYLEEEPTATEKPLIEKQIRSFTPVNSVVFKSRTEAFEQLGRHLGADRDLLADLTPDFLPPSIEVHPSRSLTALTQIKEFSDFLATLPKAKKVQYGREWIERLASLTQLVRLIVYLSGGLLVLTSTFMVSSTIRLTVVTRQAELEILRLLGADSAYIKTPLFLEGLLQGALGSGVGLLCLYGLFSWVQDHFHGQTALNMITFSFLPGEAVALIFVVSIILCTLGSLISIRKFLRI, from the coding sequence ATGAAGACCCGTTCGATCATCAGCCAAACCGTCCGCAACCTCAGCCAGACCTTCGGTTCGCAAATCATGACCATGGCAACTGTCAGCCTGTCGGTGCTGATCTTCTCTTTCTTCTTCCTGGTGTTTATCAACCTGCAAAAGACAGGCATCCAGCTTGGAGAGTTCATCAAGATTATCGTCTATCTCGAAGAAGAACCCACCGCCACAGAAAAACCACTGATCGAAAAACAAATCAGAAGTTTTACTCCGGTTAATTCAGTAGTTTTCAAATCACGAACAGAGGCCTTCGAGCAGTTAGGTCGACACCTTGGAGCAGACCGTGACCTACTTGCCGATCTCACACCCGATTTCCTCCCGCCGTCCATCGAAGTCCACCCTTCACGAAGCTTAACAGCGCTGACCCAGATCAAAGAGTTTTCAGACTTTCTGGCAACCCTGCCCAAAGCCAAGAAGGTCCAATACGGCAGAGAGTGGATTGAACGGCTGGCAAGCTTAACCCAACTGGTCCGCTTGATCGTGTATCTCAGCGGCGGACTCTTGGTCCTTACCTCAACCTTCATGGTTTCAAGCACCATCCGGCTTACGGTGGTAACCAGACAGGCCGAACTCGAAATTCTGCGCCTGCTGGGCGCTGACTCGGCTTACATCAAGACCCCGCTTTTTTTGGAAGGACTCCTCCAAGGAGCGCTTGGCTCAGGTGTCGGACTCTTGTGCCTATACGGACTATTCTCCTGGGTCCAAGATCACTTCCATGGCCAAACCGCCCTTAACATGATCACCTTCTCCTTTCTCCCTGGAGAAGCTGTCGCTTTGATTTTTGTGGTCAGTATCATCCTCTGCACCCTGGGTAGCCTTATCTCAATCCGCAAATTCCTGCGTATCTGA
- a CDS encoding peptidoglycan DD-metalloendopeptidase family protein: protein MPMHLACPGSKIRNFLIVAIGTLALIPPIPALAEQNRPSSNDRLRQVEEQLDSHHEKIKESHIKALNLEQEMHRIDSQIAKGQKNLQELQEKSRRQEEAISNKEDEINLIVAEKDVRAAHIKKRLAGLYQSGEVGIINALFSASDLGDLLNLQEYVQALFKYDKQVTDEFKRQIELLAQAKEALAKAKADLEALITQAEEGEKSLRASREERDQLLAQVRTEVELHRQATQALQDAATKLTTTIEQERARELKAARQKKSRQLPKTKPTRPVNTGFLADKGRMPPPAIGQITRVFGPYQDPFGNGLRSDGIDIDVPPGTPVTAMHSGRVIFADTMPGYGNLIIIDHDSQYYTLTSGLASLSRAKDDIVSTGDVIGVFDQAPGLITPGLHVEIRHGSTPEDPLPWLDTSQLEIVR from the coding sequence ATGCCGATGCACCTCGCCTGCCCCGGATCGAAGATCCGTAATTTCCTCATTGTCGCTATCGGGACTCTTGCCCTAATCCCGCCAATCCCGGCGCTAGCCGAGCAAAATAGACCATCCAGTAATGATCGCCTGAGACAGGTTGAAGAACAACTCGACTCCCACCACGAAAAAATCAAAGAATCACACATCAAAGCCTTAAATCTTGAACAAGAGATGCATCGCATCGACAGCCAGATCGCCAAAGGGCAAAAGAATCTTCAAGAGTTACAGGAAAAATCGAGGCGACAAGAAGAAGCCATCAGCAACAAGGAAGATGAAATCAACCTGATAGTGGCCGAAAAAGATGTTCGAGCCGCTCACATCAAGAAACGACTCGCTGGGCTTTACCAGTCTGGCGAAGTAGGTATTATCAATGCGTTATTCTCGGCTTCAGATCTTGGCGATTTACTGAACCTACAGGAATACGTCCAAGCGCTATTCAAATACGACAAGCAGGTAACTGACGAATTCAAGCGTCAAATCGAGCTGTTGGCTCAAGCCAAAGAGGCCTTGGCCAAGGCCAAGGCCGACCTGGAAGCTCTCATCACCCAAGCCGAAGAAGGAGAAAAGTCCCTGCGTGCCAGCCGTGAGGAACGGGACCAACTGCTAGCACAAGTTCGCACGGAAGTAGAACTCCACCGCCAGGCCACTCAAGCGCTCCAGGACGCCGCAACCAAACTGACCACGACCATTGAACAGGAACGGGCTCGCGAACTTAAGGCTGCCCGGCAGAAAAAGTCCCGGCAATTGCCTAAAACCAAGCCCACCCGACCAGTGAACACTGGATTCCTAGCCGACAAGGGCCGAATGCCTCCTCCGGCAATCGGCCAGATCACCAGAGTATTCGGCCCCTACCAAGACCCTTTCGGCAACGGACTTCGCTCCGACGGCATTGACATTGATGTGCCGCCAGGAACCCCGGTCACGGCTATGCACAGCGGTCGAGTTATCTTCGCCGACACCATGCCCGGATACGGCAACCTGATCATCATCGACCACGACTCCCAATACTACACCCTGACCTCCGGCTTGGCCTCACTAAGCAGGGCCAAGGATGACATCGTCAGCACCGGTGATGTCATCGGCGTCTTTGACCAGGCTCCTGGACTGATCACCCCCGGTCTCCACGTAGAGATCCGCCACGGTTCCACCCCGGAAGATCCGCTCCCCTGGCTCGACACCAGCCAACTTGAGATAGTCCGATGA
- a CDS encoding S41 family peptidase, producing the protein MSNHTTRSLSLHRKLLVLGVAMLCLSASLSQAKEQDTYKSLETFANVLSILENNYVEEIKTDEVVQGAIKGMLDVLDPHSSYMKPESFKDLQIETKGSFSGIGIEITQKDGALVVVSPIEGTPAFKKGIQAGDRIIKIDSQFTKDMSLIEAVELLRGPKGSAVTIAILRKGWTELQEITLTRDDIPIYSVKTKLLEPGYTYIRITNFQAKTTSDLRTELNKMIEKGPILGLVLDLRNNPGGLLDQAVNVSDLFLDSGLIVYTKGRLSEQSMEYKAHSGGPHYDFPMIVLVNGGSASASEIVAGALQDHKRALILGEQTFGKGSVQTIFPLNNGAGLRVTTARYYTPNGTSIQAKGITPNLVIPLQTVSDENNSILPSGMIKEKDLSHHIKNGNELQGEDKKEKDPKNDKKEKDTEEDTRMKDDNQLQTSLMLLKGESIFGLLKK; encoded by the coding sequence ATGTCAAACCATACAACCCGTTCCCTCTCGCTACATCGTAAACTTCTTGTGCTTGGCGTAGCCATGCTGTGTCTCAGCGCATCCTTAAGTCAGGCCAAAGAACAGGATACCTACAAAAGCCTCGAAACTTTTGCCAATGTCCTCAGTATCCTGGAGAATAATTATGTCGAGGAGATCAAAACCGACGAGGTGGTCCAGGGCGCCATCAAAGGGATGCTTGATGTCCTTGATCCCCACTCCTCCTACATGAAGCCTGAGAGCTTCAAAGACTTGCAGATAGAGACCAAGGGAAGCTTCAGTGGCATCGGTATCGAAATCACCCAAAAGGACGGGGCGCTGGTTGTGGTCTCGCCTATCGAGGGCACCCCGGCCTTTAAAAAAGGGATACAAGCCGGTGACCGGATCATCAAGATAGATAGTCAATTTACCAAGGATATGAGCCTTATTGAGGCCGTCGAATTACTCCGAGGACCAAAAGGCAGTGCGGTTACCATCGCTATCCTCCGCAAAGGCTGGACAGAACTGCAGGAAATTACCCTCACCCGCGACGATATCCCTATCTACAGCGTCAAGACCAAACTCCTGGAGCCAGGCTATACCTATATCCGAATCACCAATTTCCAGGCCAAAACCACCTCAGACCTCCGGACCGAACTCAACAAGATGATAGAGAAAGGGCCAATCTTGGGGCTTGTCCTCGATCTCAGGAATAACCCAGGGGGCTTATTGGACCAGGCGGTCAATGTCTCCGACCTCTTCCTCGATTCGGGCCTGATCGTATACACCAAGGGTCGGCTCTCGGAACAAAGCATGGAATATAAGGCCCACTCCGGCGGCCCACACTATGATTTCCCTATGATCGTACTAGTCAACGGAGGCAGCGCCTCGGCATCAGAGATCGTGGCCGGCGCCCTCCAGGACCACAAAAGGGCCTTGATCTTAGGGGAACAAACCTTTGGCAAAGGCTCGGTACAAACCATCTTCCCTTTAAACAACGGGGCAGGACTCAGGGTCACCACCGCCCGCTACTACACCCCGAACGGAACGTCGATCCAAGCCAAAGGAATCACCCCGAACCTGGTCATCCCCCTCCAGACTGTTAGCGACGAAAACAATAGCATCCTTCCATCAGGCATGATCAAGGAAAAGGACTTGAGTCACCACATCAAAAACGGCAATGAGCTACAGGGCGAAGACAAAAAAGAGAAGGACCCCAAAAACGACAAGAAGGAAAAAGATACTGAGGAAGATACGCGGATGAAGGATGACAATCAATTACAGACCTCCCTCATGCTGTTAAAAGGAGAGAGCATTTTTGGCCTGCTGAAAAAATAA
- a CDS encoding NAD(P)-dependent alcohol dehydrogenase — protein sequence MHTISSYAAMTAKSALIPHAIERREPGPHDVLIDILYCGICHSDIHQARDEWGGSIFPMVPGHEIVGKVAKVGTQVNRWQVGDRVGVGCFVDSCRECDACREGEEQFCEHGTSFTYNCYERDGKTPTYGGYSTRITVNEDYVLRIPPGMPLERVAPLLCAGITTYSPLRQYAIKTGDQVAIVGLGGLGHIGVKIAKAMGATVTVLSHSANKKADARALGADDFVVTSNPIAFKENSKKFDFILDTVSAQHDYNAYLELLKRDRTMVLVGIPDPIPLSAAPLVMQRRHLAGSLIGGIRETQEMLDFCAEHSVFSDVEVIPIQKVNEAYERVIKSDVRYRFVIDMASLK from the coding sequence ATGCACACCATTTCATCGTATGCCGCCATGACAGCAAAATCAGCCCTGATTCCTCATGCCATTGAGCGTCGAGAACCTGGTCCACACGATGTTTTGATCGACATTCTCTACTGTGGTATTTGCCATTCTGATATTCATCAAGCCAGAGATGAATGGGGTGGATCTATTTTTCCGATGGTTCCAGGCCATGAAATTGTGGGAAAAGTAGCCAAGGTGGGTACCCAGGTTAATAGGTGGCAGGTGGGTGATAGAGTAGGGGTGGGATGCTTCGTTGATTCTTGTCGCGAATGTGATGCCTGCAGGGAGGGTGAAGAGCAATTCTGTGAGCACGGGACGAGTTTTACTTATAATTGTTATGAACGTGATGGCAAGACCCCAACGTATGGTGGTTACTCGACTCGTATTACGGTGAATGAAGATTACGTCCTGCGTATTCCACCAGGAATGCCACTTGAACGTGTTGCTCCTCTCCTCTGTGCTGGGATCACCACATATTCTCCTCTAAGACAATACGCTATCAAGACTGGAGACCAAGTTGCCATTGTGGGACTCGGTGGACTTGGTCACATAGGAGTAAAAATAGCTAAGGCGATGGGGGCTACGGTCACTGTTCTCAGCCATTCTGCCAATAAAAAAGCTGATGCCAGAGCCCTTGGCGCAGATGATTTTGTTGTTACCAGTAATCCTATAGCATTTAAGGAAAATTCAAAAAAATTTGATTTTATCTTGGACACGGTGTCGGCTCAGCATGACTACAACGCTTACCTTGAACTGTTGAAACGTGACAGGACAATGGTTCTGGTTGGCATACCCGATCCTATTCCCCTTTCTGCCGCGCCACTGGTCATGCAGCGAAGGCATCTTGCAGGGTCACTCATTGGTGGAATTCGTGAGACCCAGGAGATGCTTGATTTTTGTGCTGAACATAGTGTGTTTTCTGATGTTGAGGTGATCCCGATCCAAAAAGTCAATGAGGCTTACGAGCGAGTGATCAAAAGTGATGTGCGCTACAGGTTCGTCATTGATATGGCAAGCCTCAAATAG
- a CDS encoding PKD domain-containing protein, whose protein sequence is MKTETTDRQGLIITHYSIPKGKGGKGMKKTPIIGILSLLFHLILLAEGFAATKIYLPNAMQIQAQAKQVQTLSIQSLESTLGLTPQEGLQLLGQRTDESGITHSRYRQLFNGIPIWGHHIIVVRNVADQVISIHGTKVAEIAADLTSPSLAPSTLTSQAALEQMKQRHIANSSSPGLSWIFKNEVNKTVISLDGDNLARICYLISFVADTEMGGHPSRPVILLNAATGEIISEFDGLTHANGTGPGGNEKIGLYHYGQEFPPLEVFAVGGQCTMNIAKVKTVNLNHNSSGSTAYTYACYENTFKTINGAYSPINDAHFMATTVHDMYKNWFKITPLNFQIVIGVHYSNNYDNAFWDGSSVSIGDGWYNYYPLVGLNVISHEISHGFTEQHSDLIYSGESGGINEAFSDIAGEAAEFYLKGTNDFLVANDIRKGPGALRYMDNPPEDGKSIDSANAYVNEMNVHYSSGVFNKAFYLLATTPGWDTRKAFAVFVKANQDYWEPSTNFFQGAEGVRDAAISLGYSSKDVQNAFAAVDIYIDVPQGLNAVFSTYTDQLTVNFTDASTCSNCTIVDWQWDFGDGQTSADQNPSHTYGTEGSYTATLTVTDSVGGTASVSNIVQAGMVLDYCETGGYKQSYEWIKTLTVENFTHSSGPSGYSDFASEVIELQKDTTTEVNLTPGFSSAAFKEYWRIWADLNRDGDFEDVGEKLFEGNGTGAVKGTITIPIAAIDGATRLRTGMKYGGYPEPCGNFNYGEVEDYTLFIGTGNPTPQAAFSYSVSGLTVSFTDSSINPAGNIESWHWDFGDGDQSSEQHPQHTYASPGTYQVTLTITDSSGLTGSEDQSLTLSGPSANFHSAAAKLTVTFTDQSTAPTSTIVDWHWDFGDGGQSFEQHPVYPYAATGTFTVTLTVTDKYGLTDSVAKLVTVSDKATYCSSMGNSQSFEWITQVTVGAYAKNSGAAGYSDFTNQIFTVQKEIPTTLSLTQGFTGTPYKEFWRVWADLNQDGDFDDADELLFHGTGGTVVNSTITLPPTVAVGTTRLRVSMRYGLYPSSCGTFSYGEVEDYTLQISSSNIGPQTAFSHTVEGLTASFTDMSSGDIVERHWDFGDVSQSSDQHPIHTYVIAGTYAVTLTVTDGNGLTGSATQLVTVGEGGLNYCETKGNTQTYEWIAQVEAGLQTKTSGPGGYSNFTELIINIQKGASMTIKMTPGFANSPFSEYWRLWADLNHDGDFNDSGELLFEGTGKASVIGMITIPADAITGATRLRTAMRYNNYPPACGTFNYGEVEDYTLNIQ, encoded by the coding sequence ATGAAGACAGAGACAACAGACAGACAAGGCTTAATCATCACCCATTACAGTATCCCCAAAGGTAAGGGAGGAAAGGGTATGAAAAAAACACCCATAATCGGTATCCTGTCACTATTATTCCATTTGATCCTATTAGCAGAGGGGTTCGCAGCAACAAAAATTTATCTGCCCAATGCCATGCAGATACAGGCTCAAGCCAAACAGGTCCAAACTCTTTCGATCCAGAGCCTGGAATCCACACTTGGACTGACCCCGCAAGAAGGATTGCAACTCCTGGGGCAAAGAACAGACGAAAGCGGTATCACCCACAGCCGGTATCGTCAACTATTCAACGGCATCCCTATTTGGGGCCATCATATCATCGTCGTCAGAAATGTAGCTGACCAAGTCATCAGCATCCATGGGACTAAAGTGGCGGAAATCGCCGCTGACCTCACAAGTCCATCCCTGGCGCCTTCTACCTTGACCTCCCAAGCCGCCTTGGAACAAATGAAACAACGACATATCGCCAACAGTTCATCACCGGGCCTGTCGTGGATATTTAAGAATGAAGTCAACAAAACCGTAATCTCCCTCGACGGGGACAATCTGGCTCGCATCTGCTACCTAATCTCTTTTGTTGCTGATACAGAGATGGGTGGACACCCATCGCGTCCTGTCATCCTCCTTAATGCCGCAACCGGCGAGATCATCTCAGAATTTGACGGATTGACCCATGCCAACGGAACCGGTCCTGGCGGTAATGAAAAAATAGGCTTGTATCATTACGGGCAGGAATTTCCCCCTCTTGAAGTCTTCGCTGTCGGGGGGCAGTGCACGATGAACATCGCCAAGGTCAAAACAGTCAACCTGAATCACAACTCTTCTGGCTCAACAGCCTATACATACGCCTGCTATGAAAACACCTTCAAGACTATCAATGGCGCTTACTCACCCATCAATGACGCTCACTTCATGGCAACCACAGTGCATGACATGTACAAAAACTGGTTCAAGATCACGCCGCTCAACTTCCAGATCGTGATAGGGGTCCATTACAGCAACAACTATGACAATGCCTTCTGGGATGGCTCTTCAGTCTCTATTGGCGATGGATGGTATAATTACTACCCGCTGGTTGGCCTGAATGTAATATCCCATGAGATCAGCCATGGTTTCACTGAACAACATTCCGATCTGATATATTCCGGAGAGTCGGGTGGGATCAATGAGGCCTTTTCCGATATAGCCGGCGAAGCGGCCGAATTTTACTTAAAGGGGACCAACGATTTTTTGGTGGCCAATGATATTCGCAAGGGCCCCGGAGCGTTGCGTTACATGGATAATCCACCAGAAGACGGCAAGTCCATCGACAGCGCCAATGCCTATGTAAACGAGATGAATGTCCATTACAGCAGTGGTGTTTTTAACAAGGCCTTTTATCTGCTGGCCACCACTCCTGGCTGGGACACCCGCAAGGCATTTGCGGTTTTCGTCAAGGCCAACCAAGACTACTGGGAGCCCAGCACCAATTTTTTTCAAGGTGCCGAGGGAGTTCGGGACGCGGCCATCAGTCTCGGATACTCCTCCAAGGATGTCCAAAATGCCTTTGCTGCTGTTGACATTTACATCGATGTCCCACAGGGGTTGAATGCTGTTTTTTCGACCTACACGGACCAGTTGACGGTTAATTTTACCGATGCCAGCACCTGCTCAAACTGCACCATTGTTGACTGGCAATGGGATTTTGGCGATGGCCAAACCTCTGCCGATCAAAATCCGTCCCACACCTATGGGACGGAAGGGAGTTACACTGCCACCCTAACCGTGACCGATAGTGTCGGCGGAACAGCCAGCGTAAGCAATATCGTCCAGGCAGGAATGGTACTGGACTATTGCGAAACCGGAGGCTATAAACAATCCTATGAATGGATCAAGACGTTGACGGTGGAGAACTTTACCCACTCCTCTGGCCCCAGCGGTTATTCTGATTTCGCTTCAGAGGTCATCGAATTACAAAAAGATACCACAACTGAGGTGAACCTGACCCCTGGTTTTTCCTCTGCCGCATTTAAGGAATACTGGCGCATTTGGGCGGATTTAAACCGTGACGGGGATTTTGAGGATGTTGGGGAGAAGTTGTTCGAAGGCAACGGCACCGGGGCGGTCAAAGGCACTATCACCATCCCGATTGCCGCAATTGACGGAGCAACCCGACTGCGGACAGGGATGAAATATGGTGGATACCCTGAACCTTGCGGCAATTTCAACTACGGTGAGGTGGAAGACTATACCTTATTCATCGGGACAGGCAACCCGACGCCGCAGGCAGCGTTCAGCTATTCCGTAAGCGGACTGACTGTGAGCTTTACCGATTCAAGCATCAACCCAGCTGGCAACATTGAGAGCTGGCACTGGGATTTTGGTGACGGCGACCAGTCCAGCGAGCAGCATCCCCAGCACACCTATGCCTCTCCCGGCACCTACCAGGTCACCCTGACAATAACCGACAGTAGCGGGCTGACAGGCAGTGAAGACCAATCGCTGACCCTGTCCGGCCCGAGTGCGAACTTCCATTCCGCAGCGGCCAAGTTGACCGTGACCTTCACCGACCAGAGCACGGCCCCTACCAGCACCATCGTTGACTGGCACTGGGATTTTGGTGATGGCGGCCAATCATTCGAGCAACATCCAGTCTACCCCTATGCGGCTACCGGCACCTTCACAGTGACCCTGACAGTGACGGATAAGTACGGACTGACTGACAGCGTCGCCAAACTGGTGACCGTGAGTGACAAGGCGACCTACTGTTCCAGCATGGGCAACAGTCAGAGCTTTGAATGGATCACCCAGGTCACGGTAGGAGCCTATGCCAAAAATTCCGGCGCTGCCGGGTATTCTGACTTCACAAATCAAATCTTCACGGTGCAAAAGGAAATTCCGACAACGTTGTCTCTAACCCAGGGATTTACCGGTACACCATATAAAGAATTCTGGCGGGTTTGGGCCGATTTGAATCAGGATGGCGATTTCGACGATGCTGACGAATTATTGTTTCATGGCACAGGAGGGACAGTAGTCAACAGCACAATCACCCTCCCACCAACAGTAGCGGTCGGCACCACCAGACTGCGGGTATCAATGCGATACGGCTTGTATCCCAGTTCGTGCGGCACCTTCTCCTACGGTGAGGTGGAAGATTACACCCTCCAGATCAGTAGTAGTAACATCGGACCACAGACTGCCTTCAGCCACACGGTTGAGGGGCTCACAGCCAGCTTCACTGATATGAGCAGCGGCGATATTGTCGAACGACACTGGGATTTTGGCGACGTCAGCCAATCCAGTGACCAACATCCGATTCATACCTATGTGATCGCAGGCACCTATGCCGTGACCCTGACGGTGACCGATGGCAATGGCCTGACAGGCTCCGCAACCCAGTTAGTCACGGTGGGCGAAGGAGGATTAAATTACTGTGAGACCAAGGGAAACACCCAAACCTATGAGTGGATCGCTCAAGTGGAGGCGGGACTGCAGACCAAAACGTCAGGTCCAGGCGGGTATTCGAATTTCACGGAGCTGATAATCAATATCCAGAAGGGGGCATCCATGACGATTAAAATGACACCTGGTTTTGCCAATTCTCCTTTTTCTGAATACTGGCGTCTCTGGGCAGACTTAAACCATGACGGCGATTTTAACGATTCAGGTGAGCTGCTGTTCGAAGGCACAGGCAAGGCTTCGGTCATTGGCATGATCACGATCCCGGCCGATGCCATCACAGGGGCCACGCGCCTTCGAACTGCCATGCGCTACAACAACTATCCACCGGCATGCGGCACCTTTAACTACGGCGAGGTCGAGGACTATACTCTCAACATCCAATAA
- a CDS encoding OmpA family protein, which yields MKKTIIISVGLTLLFSGCVPQTNTQKGGMYGAAGGAAVGAGVGQLAGRDTKATLVGAAIGAAIGGLGGAGYGRMMDNQERDMRQAIGQSEAATIQRQGDLLAISLKGDVTFDTNSSAVRSGLYSEIDRIANVLQNYPDTVVMIEGHTDSRGSDSANMELSQRRAESVKSLFIDRGIVPSRIEVQAFGESKPIATNDTESGRQMNRRVEIKIAPNAPQA from the coding sequence GTGAAAAAAACGATCATTATTTCAGTTGGATTAACGCTGCTCTTTTCTGGTTGCGTGCCTCAAACCAATACACAGAAAGGTGGCATGTACGGGGCTGCGGGCGGGGCCGCAGTTGGAGCAGGTGTTGGCCAACTGGCAGGCAGAGACACCAAGGCAACCCTGGTTGGCGCAGCTATCGGCGCAGCTATCGGTGGACTGGGTGGGGCAGGTTATGGCCGCATGATGGACAACCAGGAGAGGGATATGCGGCAGGCAATCGGCCAATCGGAAGCGGCTACAATTCAGCGTCAAGGTGATTTGTTGGCTATCAGCCTTAAGGGAGATGTAACCTTTGATACTAATTCATCGGCAGTTCGATCTGGACTCTACTCAGAAATTGACCGAATCGCCAATGTTCTGCAAAATTACCCAGACACTGTCGTTATGATTGAAGGTCATACCGATTCTCGCGGCTCTGACTCAGCTAACATGGAGCTTTCTCAACGTAGGGCTGAGTCCGTCAAATCGCTTTTCATCGACAGGGGGATAGTTCCGAGTCGAATCGAGGTTCAAGCCTTTGGTGAGTCTAAGCCAATCGCTACCAATGACACCGAGTCAGGTCGTCAGATGAACCGCAGAGTGGAAATAAAAATTGCCCCCAACGCTCCGCAAGCTTAG
- a CDS encoding ankyrin repeat domain-containing protein, whose amino-acid sequence MMLLSESEEKRYIELQSLALESARSGDTELLIGMLQAGMPVNLSDGRGNTLLMLAAYHGHEETTRILMEFGSDLERRNDHGQTPLGGVAFKGNLALARILVEAGANVNADNGGGKTPLMFAAMFGHRDIVAYLLEKGADSNSQTLLGISAQQLARMTGAVRSLGSLLSW is encoded by the coding sequence ATTATGCTTCTCAGCGAATCAGAAGAAAAACGCTATATCGAGCTGCAGTCCCTTGCTCTGGAAAGCGCCCGGTCAGGCGACACGGAACTGCTGATAGGCATGCTACAGGCAGGTATGCCGGTAAACTTAAGTGATGGCAGGGGGAACACTCTGTTGATGCTCGCTGCCTATCACGGACATGAAGAGACGACCCGGATTCTTATGGAGTTTGGTTCGGACCTTGAGCGCCGCAATGACCACGGACAGACACCCTTGGGAGGTGTCGCCTTCAAGGGAAATCTTGCTCTGGCAAGAATACTGGTTGAAGCCGGGGCAAATGTTAATGCCGATAACGGTGGCGGTAAAACTCCGCTGATGTTTGCTGCGATGTTCGGACATCGCGATATTGTTGCCTATCTGCTAGAAAAAGGAGCGGATAGTAACTCTCAGACCCTGTTGGGTATCTCAGCTCAACAGCTTGCCAGGATGACTGGCGCTGTTAGATCACTGGGCTCACTACTTTCGTGGTAG